The sequence ACCACTCACAAAGAGAAATAGACAAACATGAATATTCCAAGTGAACAGACACAGAACAGTCCAATATTTAGTAATAGTTTAACTTTCGGAGTCTCTTCCAACATTTGTAAACAGAGAGTCTCTTCCTCCGTATCTTGGATGGCTCTTTCATTCATGTTTCTACTTCTAAAGCCACAGAACCAATCTATGAATTTCCAATGTTTATCTCGATCATCAGTCTCTTCCTCACGCTTTTTCTCACCCATGAGAGCCACCTGTCCATTTGAATAACAATCAACTGGTGTTTCAACTTCAGAGTGACTTACAGAAATCACTGGGTTGCTGTCTTCTCTGCAAGTAACTAGAAGATTTATATCCTCaggtttaatatttttaatattttcttcagATTTACCATTTGGCAAGATATGATTGGCATTTTCATTACATTTCAAGATGGTTTTTTCTTGTACCTTATATGGATCCTCTTTTGAAGCATTTTCTTTTACAGACCTGATTTTTAGAGACCAGAAAGTGGTTGTTCGAATCTGTTCCTTTGTGGGTGGTGGTGTAAAGAGGCTTACTGTAATAGTCACAATTCCAGTGATCCAAAACAGAGCAGTAGCAATATACATATAATGGATATTTTTGATGAAGTCTGGCCTAGTATCAGGCTGGTTACACTCAGGGACACGATAAATAAACGCCAATATCAGCCTTATAGACCCAAGAATAAACCCAACCATTCCACCATAGAATGCCCCTTGTTCGTTGCAACGCTTCCAAAAGATACCCAATAGAAACAGTGCAGCCACTGGTGGAGTCAAATAATCTGCTACCTCTTGTATATAGAGATACATCTGGCCTCCTTGCATTTCCACAATTATTGGAACCCAGGCAATGCTTATAATTACCATGAAAGCGACAAACACTCTTCCTACAATCATTAGTTCTCTAGATGGGGCACTCTTGCGTATGAGTTTGTAGACATCAAGTGTAAATATAGTGCTGGCACTGTTAAATATTGAGTCCAAGTCACTCATTAGTGCAGCAATCATTACAGCCATCATAAGTCCCCGCAGACCAACTGGTACAAGTTTCATCACCAAACGTGGATAGGCAATGTTAGAGCATCCAGCTCTGCTTCCACAGACTTGCATGCAGTGTTCGGGACTGATACAGgcaatgtcatctgcaaacagtATACGTGAAATCATCCCTGGGATAACTATAATAAACATAGGCAACAGCTTTAAAAAACCTGCCATTAGTGTGGATCCTTTGGCATGAGCAATATTTTTTGCAGCTAAAACCCTCTGAACTATGACTTGGTCAGCACACCAGTACCATACAGAAGCCGGGGTCTGCCCAAACAGAAATCCAGGCCAGGGAATATCTTCATCTGTTGGCTCACGCAACATTTTAAGAGCATCAGGCTTTGGATGGACATGACAAAAGTTGGTATTGGAAAGATTGTAGGTTAACAAGATTGACGTAATATTTGGTGTTGCCAACATATACCTTCTTTTAACTTCTTCAAACCCACCAACCTCCTTCATACTTATGATCATGAGTGTGAGGGCACCAATAATCATAAGCAGAGCTTGAAGAGTGTCTGTGTAGATGACAGCCACAAGACCTCCAGTCACAGTCAACAAAGCAGTCATTCCAATAAGCAGGATAACTGACAAATAAAGGTTCCAACCTAGAGATTCTTGAATAAAGAGTGCACCTGAATACAAGTCAACAGAAAGTTTGGTGAAGATATAAAGAATCAAAGACAACGCCGCAAAATATATTTGAATTCTATGTCCTCCAAAACGTTTGGACAAGTATTCAGGCATGGTATATACTCCTGACCGTACGTAGACTGGGATGAAGACCCATCCTAAAAGCTGTAAAAGCATTAAGGCGTTGAACTCCCATGCACCTACTGCAAATCCACTTGCTGCTCCAGATCCTGCGAGCCCAATGAAGTGTTCACTCCCAATATTGCTCACAAATAAGGATGCACCAATAGCTACCCATGTCATAGAACGGCCTGCCAAGAAGTAGCCACTTACGGTGCTTCGATTGTATTTCCACATGGCAAAAAAGCCTATGCACAGTACAAGCACAAAGTACAGTGTCACAATGGCAATGTCTGCTGTTTCCAAAGAAGCCCtcatttttataaacaaaatgaCTTCCGACTGACGATGTCCAATTTTCACCCCCCAAGAAGTCTTTAGAGTAATATGTGAACCAGTTTACATTTATCAATACTGCAGATCAAATTCTTTTTCCCTTGATTTGCTGTCTTGATGGTGGTGGTTGTAGTACACTTTGAGAAGACAGATTTATTTTCTCCGCTTCTTAAATGGAAATTTGAGAACTTAGCACGCACTTTTAATCGCCTTTCCACAAGATCAGCATTAACTCTGTTGATGTAGGAGAAATTCTTAGCTGCAGCTAAGTCTAGTGAGGCCTACTGTACCAACCCTGCAAGGCAGCAAAGACAAAAGACAAAGATTGAATTAGAGAAGGATTTCACTCAATTTATGAGAAAGATTTGAAGTCTATCAAAACAAGGCTGATTACAAGGCTTTTCCTCTTTTAAATTGTATTTGTGCAAGATAGAACACAGAATTCATTACTCAAACTGAGTAGCGCCCTTTATAATTAAGCTGAAAATCTGGACATGGTACACGTGTATCAATGGATACAGCAAACGAGAGCATAAAGAttaaatggctttaaaaaaagtcaaatacCCTCAACACAACAAAATGCATTCTCATTAgggatttcccttcccccccctcctccccactccccaaagcCTCACAGGATTAAAGTCTATTTTAAAAGACATTAAAATAAGCCCTTCCACATTTGCATAGAAAGACATTTTACATTACAACAAAGTTTACTTGGATAGTCCTTTTTTGAATTTCCCCGGGATTCCACCCTAAACAGCCCAAGTTATCTCTTGCTAGATCCTGAAGTGATGTCACAATTCTGTGTTTGAGACACCACTCTGTTGCCATGACTAAATATAGGAATGAAGTCATAACACTGCCACATATATCGAATAATGGTAACTTTATGACTAACTGTAAAACTGAGGTTATTCTACAAGTTTTAGAACAACTTTGTGTTATATGCACTGCACCCCACAGAGCCGTTTTTAAGTGGGAAAGGTATCAGGaaatttcgggggggggggggggggagttttgtTTACACTAATAGGGCAAGCAAAACAAGACCTAAACACATCTTGATGgcgagtgagtgagtgagtgtttgTAAGTAATATGGTAACTTTTGAAGACCATGTCCAATGAATTCTAAAATTTCAGGTAACACTCTAGGTATCAATGAGAAGAACGCTACTGATTTTTGTGACAATCAGAAAACCAGAAAAAGTCAGTTTTCTGCACAGTGCCCATTTGGGGCTGCAAGCAGAGAGCATTATGAGGTCAGAGGTAACTCAGCCTGTCATTGCTCAATATCACCAGTTCATCTGCATACATCAATCCTATTGGATGAAGTGAGTCAGCAAATGAAGCTGCAGATCAGGACTTGAGTGCTTTGACAGAGTTCAGAGGATCAGGACTAGAACAGCAGGGGCTGCTTCAGATCAGAAGCTAGAGCAGCAGAGTAGGAATGAGGCTAGAGATCTGCACCATTGCTCCCTCCAAACTATACGTGGCTCAAATAGGATCACTTACCTTTGCCTAGTCAAAATTGGTTTAGTTCATCTAAACCAGGGGAGAGATGACCAGGGAAGACAGCATGGTTTGGGTTACTGGAGAGAGTCCTACCAGTTCAGGGATAGAGACCAagttcctgccctgccctccacctGCCAGTTCAGCCTACAAACACAATCAAGTGTGTAGCCCTCTAGTTGTTTTTGTGATTCAGTGCACACTACTACTTgtaattttgtgttttaattggAATGAGTTGACTTCAGTGTGTGAGGGAGGGCCAGGGGGAGGAAATCTTGTTTACACTAATAGTTTTggtatttaaaaaacccaacagaaaATCACCTCAAAATATGCCAGTTTTATTTTCAGAATTTACTATTTTTGATGGTTTCCACCAGCCAGAGAAGTTCCAATTTactttcctccccacccacccctttttaaaaaaaaaataaaataaaatgttggttTTGGTAGTTCCAAATTAAAAAGGTTTTTGTATATCAATTCTCCTTCTGTTCCACAGAGCTTGACAAAAACACCTCACCACTTCTACCATCAGCACTGATTTTCATAATTCCATTTTTGTCCAGCAccactttttaattatttaaaattaaattaacattGTGGTTTTATAAAGACACAGGAAGCCATAGGAATACAGCtaaaaataaaagctattttTCAAGTCAAAACTGTTTCCATAGCCTTTAGTGATTAATCTGCAACTGTTCTCTTTTACTAGTGTTCACTTTACGTAGGAGAGGGAGAAATTAAGATTCTTGATTTAGGTTTTTGGTGAAAAGGAAGCTCCAAGCGAGGGTGTGGCTGACACTTGTAGAAGTCACACCCTGATTAcagatgctttaaaataaacagatgttGGACAACTCTAATATACAGAGATAGACAGCTGAGATTAGTTCTATGGGATTGTCCTAAACTCATCGTCTGTTTCTAGGAGCCAGCAGACCTGTGACCTACTTTGACCCTTTGAACTCTGACTATTCTTTCTGCCATGGAAGGGGATACATTAATGAGAATCAACTCTACAGTTAAGATGAGGATGTGTTTTGTGCCTACTGCAGGGATCCAACCTATGTTTATTGttaagcttggaaggattagattaacctgtaaatgtcaatttcactacACACATGCAAACCAGTTAAGTATTGCCATCACTAATAACTGAATTCTACCGATAAGCAAAGTCAGGGAATGCTGCTTGAGAAgttaagagtttgatttaaggatgtttactttgtatattttgacaagtGATGTTCACAATTTGTGTTTTAGCAATTATAAaactaactttttgaatctcaacatctacggTCATTAAAGAATTATGTCGAAACCTGCCCCTACATTTTCTGCATATTTATTGTGTGAATAGCAAGTCCTTCCTCCCTACTAAAGTTAAAGCATTTATGAGCGCAGAATGAGTTTTCTGAGAATTTACGAGTGAGTTGACTATTCTGAGTTAAAttttactaagggtatgtctacactacgaaattaggtcgatattatagaagtctatttttagaaatcgattttatacagtcgattgtatatgtccacactaagcgcattaagtcggagtgcatcctcactaccgtggctagcatcaacttacggagcggtgcactgtgggtagctatcccacagttcccgccgcccattggaattctgggttaagctcccaatgcctgatggggcaaaaatattgtgacgggtggttttgggtacacgtcatcagtcgcccctccctccgtgaaagcaacagcagacaatcatttcgcaccttttttccctgtgcggatgccatactgctttcagcagatggtgcagtaggactgctaaccatcatcatccaccgcttccgctgctactctgctgctattgtctcaatagcaaatttctccatgttgtctgtcatgggctcccaggTACGCGTTCTTTCTCGGGAAATGTGCACGgtgctaaccatcgtcatccactgcttccgctgcaactctgctctcatgaatccacttTGCAGATCCTCtcgttgttctctataaatatctattctcgtggcatccgtcgtcagccaccacttctgctgcaactctgctctcctgcagatggcATACCATTGCAAGCATGGACCCActcagatcactgcggcagttatgagccttgtaaacacctcgtgcattatcctgcagcATGTGCgtaaccagaacctgcaaaagcaggcgaggaggcgacagcagcgcAATGACAAGAGTGATatggacatggacacagacttctctcaaagtacaagccctggcaatttggacatcctggtggcaatggggcaggctcatgctgtggaacgccgattctgggcccaggaaacaagcacagggtggtgggaccgcatagtgttgcgggtctgggatgattcccagtggctgcaaaactttcgcatgcataagggcactttcatggaactttgtgacttgctttcccctgccctgaagcgcaggaataccaagatgagagcagccctcacagttcacaagcgagtggcgatagccctctggaagcttgcaacgccagacagctactggtcagtcgggaatcaatttggagtgggcaaacctactgcgggggctgctgtgatccaagcagCCAACgcgatcactgagctgctgctatcaagggtagtgactctgggaaatgtgcaggtcatagtgaatggctttgctgcaatggggttccctaactgtggtggggcaatagacggaacacatatccctatcttgggagcagaccaccagggcagccagtacataaaccaaaaggagtacttttcaatggtgctgcaagcactggtggatcacaagggatgtttcaccaacatcaacgtgggatggctgggaaaggtacatgacactcctcttcaggaactctggtctgtttcaacagctgcagcaagggacttactttccagaccagaaaacaatggttggggatgttgaaatgcctatagttatccttggggacccagcctaccccttaatgccatggctcatgaagccatacacaagcagcctggacagtagtaaggagctgttcaactacaggctgagcaagtgcagaatggtggtagaatgtgcatttggatgtttaagagcacgctggcgcagtttactgatttggttagacctcagcgaaaccaatattcccattgttattactgcttgctgtatgctccacaatctctgtgagagtaagggggagacattgatggaggggtgggaggttgaggcaaactgcctggctgctgattacataCGGCCaaacaccagggcgattagaagagcacagcagggcgtgctgcgcatcagagaagctttgataaccagtttcatgactggccaggctacgatgtgacagttctgtttgtttctccttgatgaaaacccacccccttggttcacgctacttccttgtaagccaaCCGCTCTGCCCCTTCGATCACcgtttgcagaggcaataaagtcattgttttttcaaaatcatgcattctttattaattcatcacacaaatagggggataactgccaaggtagcccaggaggggtgggagaggatggAAGTACTGGGTGGGTGGTGCatgaggggagaagggaaggaaaaggccacactgcacttcaaaaaacttattgaatgccagccttctgttgcttgggcagtcctctggggtggagtggttgggtgcccagagcctgccccccccccccccgcattcttgggagtctgggtgaggaggctatggaacttggggaggagggtgggcagttacacaggggctgcagcagcagtctgtgctcctgctgcccttcctgcagctccaccagatgccggagcacatcagtttgatcccccagtagcctcagcattgcatcctgcctcctctcatcaagctgctgccacctctcctcttgctcccgcaacctctcatcttgctaGTCCCTCCTGctcattttctgttttcctggactttgccattgtttgcctccacgcattctgctgagctttttcagtgcaggaggactgcatgagctcacagaacatttcatcacgagtgcatttttttccaccttcttatctgcgctagcctctgggacggagatgatagggggagcgttgaaacatttgcagctgcgggaggagaaaaagggagagtagtatttaaagagacattttagagaacaatgggtagactctttcacgatGAGCCAAGCTGTTaatattacatagcacatgtgcttttggtacaagattgcattttgcctcttatattgagggcctgccaaTTTGGTGAGatagatcacacatgcagggctgggcaacagaatttggcttgcaggcagccatggtaagccacagtctttcggcttcttcaaccttcataacatgtgggaatggtttcaaacagcagcgccctcctttcccataccaaggacctgttgggttggccatttaaaaggaggggctgtggttttcgggttaacgagccacacaaacccaactaaaccccccaccaccaccacccaattctctgggtggatcgcttcacccctcctcccaccacatgACTAATATCAGGGAAGATACCTGCCAGCCAAAGGctaacagctcagcatgaacggccccccccaccccacacatggctaaaagtggggatgatttcttttcagccacaggcaaacagcccagcaggaacagccacctctgaatgtccccttaataatgtccctggaggatttctgctccatccccaaacacattaacagacttttccaatagTTGTACTGgacacgaatgcatcccaagtcttcagggcaaatcaatcattaaaacatgcttgcttttaaaccctgtattatatttacaaaggtacactcaccagaggtgccttctctggcttcatagtccaggagcctgccttgagagggtattggctccagggtgataaacagttcctggctgtcagggagaacggtttctccgcttgcctgttgtgcgctatcatcatcttcctcatgcccaaaatcctcatccctgttgcatgagactgcccccttgcaggtgtccacggacaggggttGCGTAGTGGTAGGAGcacc is a genomic window of Natator depressus isolate rNatDep1 chromosome 1, rNatDep2.hap1, whole genome shotgun sequence containing:
- the SLC5A3 gene encoding sodium/myo-inositol cotransporter, coding for MRASLETADIAIVTLYFVLVLCIGFFAMWKYNRSTVSGYFLAGRSMTWVAIGASLFVSNIGSEHFIGLAGSGAASGFAVGAWEFNALMLLQLLGWVFIPVYVRSGVYTMPEYLSKRFGGHRIQIYFAALSLILYIFTKLSVDLYSGALFIQESLGWNLYLSVILLIGMTALLTVTGGLVAVIYTDTLQALLMIIGALTLMIISMKEVGGFEEVKRRYMLATPNITSILLTYNLSNTNFCHVHPKPDALKMLREPTDEDIPWPGFLFGQTPASVWYWCADQVIVQRVLAAKNIAHAKGSTLMAGFLKLLPMFIIVIPGMISRILFADDIACISPEHCMQVCGSRAGCSNIAYPRLVMKLVPVGLRGLMMAVMIAALMSDLDSIFNSASTIFTLDVYKLIRKSAPSRELMIVGRVFVAFMVIISIAWVPIIVEMQGGQMYLYIQEVADYLTPPVAALFLLGIFWKRCNEQGAFYGGMVGFILGSIRLILAFIYRVPECNQPDTRPDFIKNIHYMYIATALFWITGIVTITVSLFTPPPTKEQIRTTTFWSLKIRSVKENASKEDPYKVQEKTILKCNENANHILPNGKSEENIKNIKPEDINLLVTCREDSNPVISVSHSEVETPVDCYSNGQVALMGEKKREEETDDRDKHWKFIDWFCGFRSRNMNERAIQDTEEETLCLQMLEETPKVKLLLNIGLFCVCSLGIFMFVYFSL